A DNA window from Halomicrobium mukohataei DSM 12286 contains the following coding sequences:
- a CDS encoding S9 family peptidase, whose amino-acid sequence MYDLERYLNVRSATGATLGPDGQLAFRMNATGTFQLWNVDEPGGWPQQRTFYEDSVSFASYSPERPELIFGKDEGGDERMQLFRLDADGTITSLTDSPDAKHRWGGWSHDGERFAFASNRRDESVFDIYVQGRDDDEATLVHEGDGWLTVGGWSPDDTKLLVGEAHSNVDQDLFVLDLESGDFEHLTPHHGDVRYGSAQWAPDGDGVYLVTDSDADLRWLARLDLDETLREVVSDDDWNVDGVSVDVDTGRLAYSRNVDGYTDLTVGRLTDETTIETFPTPELPGGIAGGVSWGPDAERFAVTVTGRTVNTNVFVVETETGEATRWTHASTAGIPDSTFVPPELVHFESFDGREIPAFFSLPPAEVRADDGVPVIVDIHGGPESQRRPSFSGLQQYFLSRGYALFEPNVRGSSGYGTDYMQLDDVENRLDSVRDIRAGVDWLHEHPAVDPDRLVAKGGSYGGFMVLAAMTEYPDLWAAGVDVVGIANFVTFLENTGDWRRSLREAEYGSLEDDRGFLESVSPIHSADQIAAPLFVIHGENDPRVPVGEAEQIADAVREQDVPVELLVFDDEGHGIAKRENRIEAYTRVVEFLDEHV is encoded by the coding sequence GTGTACGATCTCGAACGCTATCTCAACGTCAGATCTGCGACCGGGGCGACGCTCGGGCCCGACGGACAGCTCGCCTTCCGGATGAACGCGACCGGCACGTTCCAGCTCTGGAACGTCGACGAACCGGGCGGCTGGCCCCAGCAGCGCACCTTCTACGAGGACTCCGTGTCCTTCGCCTCGTACTCGCCCGAACGGCCGGAGCTGATCTTCGGCAAGGACGAGGGGGGCGACGAACGGATGCAGCTGTTCCGCCTCGACGCCGACGGCACGATCACGTCGCTCACCGACAGTCCGGACGCCAAACACCGCTGGGGCGGCTGGAGCCACGACGGCGAGCGATTCGCCTTCGCCTCGAATCGCCGCGACGAGAGCGTCTTCGACATCTACGTGCAGGGCCGGGACGACGACGAGGCCACACTGGTCCACGAGGGCGACGGCTGGCTCACCGTCGGCGGCTGGTCGCCCGACGACACGAAACTCCTCGTCGGCGAGGCCCACTCGAACGTCGACCAGGATCTCTTCGTCCTCGACCTGGAATCGGGCGACTTCGAGCACCTCACGCCCCACCACGGCGACGTGCGCTACGGGAGTGCCCAGTGGGCACCCGACGGCGACGGCGTCTATCTCGTCACCGACAGCGATGCGGACCTGCGCTGGCTGGCCCGCCTCGATCTCGACGAGACGCTCCGCGAGGTCGTCTCGGACGACGACTGGAACGTCGACGGCGTGTCCGTCGACGTCGACACCGGACGGCTCGCCTACTCCCGGAACGTCGACGGCTACACTGACCTGACCGTCGGACGGTTGACCGACGAGACCACCATCGAGACGTTCCCGACGCCGGAGCTGCCCGGCGGGATCGCTGGCGGCGTCTCGTGGGGACCCGACGCCGAGCGCTTCGCCGTGACGGTCACCGGCCGGACGGTCAACACGAACGTCTTCGTCGTCGAGACCGAGACGGGCGAGGCCACCCGCTGGACGCACGCCTCGACGGCCGGCATTCCCGACTCGACGTTCGTCCCGCCGGAGCTGGTCCACTTCGAGAGCTTCGACGGGCGCGAGATTCCGGCGTTCTTCTCGCTGCCGCCGGCCGAGGTCAGAGCCGACGACGGCGTCCCGGTGATCGTCGACATCCACGGCGGTCCCGAGAGCCAGCGCCGGCCCTCCTTCTCCGGCCTCCAGCAGTACTTCCTCTCGCGTGGCTACGCGCTGTTCGAACCCAACGTCAGGGGATCGAGCGGCTACGGCACCGACTACATGCAACTGGACGACGTGGAAAACCGGCTGGACAGCGTCCGCGACATCCGCGCTGGCGTCGACTGGCTCCACGAGCATCCGGCGGTCGATCCCGACCGACTGGTGGCCAAGGGCGGTTCCTACGGCGGGTTCATGGTGCTCGCCGCGATGACGGAGTACCCCGACCTCTGGGCCGCGGGCGTCGACGTGGTCGGCATCGCGAACTTCGTCACCTTCCTCGAAAACACCGGCGACTGGCGAAGATCGCTCCGCGAAGCCGAGTACGGCTCACTGGAGGACGACCGCGGGTTCCTCGAATCCGTCTCGCCGATCCACAGCGCCGACCAGATCGCCGCGCCACTGTTCGTCATCCACGGCGAGAACGACCCGCGGGTCCCGGTCGGCGAGGCCGAACAGATCGCCGACGCCGTCCGCGAGCAGGACGTTCCGGTCGAACTGCTGGTCTTCGACGACGAGGGCCACGGGATCGCCAAGCGAGAGAACCGGATCGAGGCCTACACGCGGGTCGTCGAGTTCCTCGACGAGCACGTCTGA
- a CDS encoding Yip1 family protein: MAPRTPLLRPDRYFADREPTFDRGLIVAALVVVGTLVMVAGLGAVFTAKIDGTVMVDNPDRPSDQFCDGRMNESFSEMNTTFGCDEPAEIERNIDTIIDDAMGQFYGPLLVGVPVVLFVVAGLLHLGTALAGGQGSFGNTLTVAAWGFVPALVTMPLAIAALWVTMDPMTISQGMEPATFQSTLLGQIENWTPIALAFNAVGSLWGAVIWGFGLERGRNVSLIGAAIVSGSVAFLLFVVGLA; this comes from the coding sequence ATGGCCCCGCGAACGCCCCTCCTCCGCCCGGATAGATACTTCGCAGACCGCGAGCCGACGTTCGATCGCGGCCTGATCGTGGCCGCACTGGTCGTGGTCGGCACGCTCGTGATGGTGGCCGGACTCGGCGCGGTCTTCACGGCGAAGATCGACGGCACCGTGATGGTCGACAATCCGGACCGACCCTCCGACCAGTTCTGTGACGGGCGGATGAACGAGAGCTTCTCCGAGATGAACACCACCTTCGGCTGTGACGAGCCCGCCGAGATCGAGCGCAACATCGACACGATCATCGACGACGCGATGGGACAGTTCTACGGCCCGCTGCTCGTCGGTGTACCGGTCGTTCTGTTCGTCGTCGCCGGACTGCTCCATCTCGGAACGGCACTGGCCGGCGGACAGGGCTCGTTCGGGAACACGCTGACGGTCGCCGCCTGGGGCTTCGTCCCGGCACTGGTGACGATGCCCCTGGCGATCGCGGCGCTGTGGGTGACGATGGATCCCATGACGATCAGCCAGGGGATGGAGCCCGCCACGTTCCAATCGACGCTCCTCGGCCAGATCGAGAACTGGACCCCGATCGCGCTGGCGTTCAACGCCGTCGGCTCGCTCTGGGGGGCCGTGATCTGGGGGTTCGGACTGGAGCGTGGCCGGAACGTCTCTCTGATCGGGGCAGCTATCGTCTCCGGTAGCGTCGCGTTCCTGCTGTTCGTCGTCGGGCTGGCCTAG
- a CDS encoding glycosyltransferase family 4 protein, whose amino-acid sequence MRVAFVAMETTHHRDTEGARRLERVAQQLTERGHEVTIYCARWWDSDLRTFEPDDITYRAVTATPNAAAFATRLPVRLARHPPDVIHASPRPPGGVVGASVGGTITRAPVLVDWFGDEAIGGSRLVDRAAKSPDCVVTPSEMVRTTVREHGASSDRTAIVPESIDMGQIRDTDPAATVDVAFAHPLDESANVESLLLGLAELRERDWSAKIVGDGPYREDYERQVRDLRIEDRVEFVGACDREERISIYRGAHVFVQTAYREYFASELLWALACGCIGIVEYQARSSAHELIEHRERSFRVTSTQQMADAIVASGDYPHETIDESLAEYDHDAVREQYLEHYRRLIEAHGLL is encoded by the coding sequence ATGCGCGTCGCGTTCGTCGCCATGGAGACGACCCACCACCGGGACACAGAGGGGGCCCGCCGACTCGAACGCGTCGCCCAGCAGCTGACCGAGCGGGGCCACGAGGTGACGATCTACTGCGCTCGCTGGTGGGACAGCGACCTGCGGACCTTCGAGCCCGACGACATCACCTACCGCGCGGTGACGGCGACGCCGAACGCGGCAGCGTTCGCGACGCGCCTGCCCGTTCGTCTCGCGCGCCACCCGCCGGACGTGATCCACGCCAGTCCGCGCCCGCCCGGTGGCGTCGTGGGGGCCAGCGTCGGCGGGACGATCACGCGCGCCCCAGTGCTGGTCGACTGGTTCGGCGACGAGGCGATCGGTGGCAGCCGACTGGTCGACCGCGCGGCAAAGAGCCCGGACTGCGTGGTCACGCCGTCGGAGATGGTCCGGACGACCGTCCGGGAACACGGTGCCAGCAGCGACCGGACGGCGATCGTCCCGGAGAGCATCGACATGGGGCAGATCCGAGACACCGATCCCGCAGCGACCGTCGACGTGGCCTTCGCCCATCCGTTAGACGAGAGCGCCAACGTCGAGAGCCTCCTGCTCGGCCTGGCAGAGCTCCGGGAACGGGACTGGTCGGCGAAGATCGTCGGCGACGGCCCCTACCGCGAGGACTACGAGCGACAGGTCCGCGACCTTCGCATCGAGGACCGCGTCGAGTTCGTCGGAGCCTGTGACCGCGAGGAACGAATCAGCATCTACCGGGGCGCACACGTCTTCGTCCAGACGGCCTACCGGGAGTACTTCGCCAGCGAGTTGCTGTGGGCACTCGCCTGTGGCTGTATCGGCATCGTCGAGTATCAGGCCCGCTCTAGCGCCCACGAGCTGATCGAACACCGCGAGCGCAGCTTCCGGGTCACGAGCACCCAGCAGATGGCCGACGCCATCGTCGCGAGCGGCGACTACCCCCACGAGACGATCGACGAATCGCTCGCCGAGTACGACCACGACGCCGTCCGCGAGCAGTATCTCGAACACTACCGGCGGCTGATCGAGGCCCACGGCCTGCTGTGA